In a genomic window of Brassica napus cultivar Da-Ae unplaced genomic scaffold, Da-Ae ScsIHWf_885;HRSCAF=1255, whole genome shotgun sequence:
- the LOC125606435 gene encoding protein AIG2 B-like yields MTSSDQSLSHNVFVYGSFQEPSVVSLILGCNPVAVSAQLHGFHVYRLKGRLHACISPSENGLSNGKILTGLTDGQLDNLDMIEGDEYVRKTVEVVLNDTSAKMKVETYVWANKDDPDMYGEWDFEEWKRLHMEKFIEAAKKFIEWKKNPDGRSREEFEKYVHEDPIVA; encoded by the exons ATGACTAGTTCCGATCAATCTCTGTCGCACAATGTCTTTGTCTACGGCAGTTTCCAAGAACCATCCGTCGTCAGTTTGATCCTCGGATGCAATCCGGTCGCCGTCTCCGCTCAGCTCCACGGCTT TCATGTGTATAGGCTGAAAGGGCGTTTGCATGCATGTATCTCTCCTTCTGAGAATGGACTTAGCAACGGAAAG ATACTAACTGGATTGACAGATGGTCAGCTAGATAACTTAGATATGATTGAAGGAGATGAATACGTGAGGAAGACTGTTGAGGTTGTATTAAAC GACACTTCTGCGAAGATGAAAGTGGAAACTTATGTATGGGCTAACAAGGATGATCCTGATATGTATGGAGAATGGGATTTCGAG GAATGGAAGCGGCTTCACATGGAGAAATTCATAGAGGCAGCCAAGAAATTTATTGAATGGAAGAAGAATCCGGATGGGAGATCAAGGGAGGAGTTTGAGAAATATGTACATGAAGATCCTATTGTGGCCTGA